From one Cynocephalus volans isolate mCynVol1 chromosome X, mCynVol1.pri, whole genome shotgun sequence genomic stretch:
- the RPA4 gene encoding replication protein A 30 kDa subunit — protein MSKSEFGSDGSISAVRGASGGNDEPPKGGAIPTVKMVRSRAQIQDIVPCCVNQLLTSTLADNVFKIRGIEVSQVSIVGIIRQAERVPNSILYKIDDMTTKPIEARQWLGRDKSKQLTPLPLGVYAKVFGVLKCSAEGVKSLEVLKIRALEDMNEFTAHILETVNAHMILDKARQATAGESSPVAQPAIGDAKDHKEGHLSYIQEEVLRLIHECPQQEGKSVCELQAQLCGLSAEAIIQAVEYLTVEGHIYPTMDQAHFKSAD, from the coding sequence ATGAGTAAGAGTGAGTTTGGGAGTGATGGCAGCATTTCTGCTGTGCGTGGGGCCAGTGGTGGCAATGACGAGCCGCCTAAGGGAGGTGCAATTCCCACTGTGAAGATGGTTAGATCCAGGGCCCAAATCCAGGATATTGTACCCTGTTGTGTAAACCAGCTGCTGACCTCCACTCTGGCCGACAATGTGTTCAAGATTAGGGGAATTGAGGTTTCCCAGGTCTCCATCGTGGGGATAATCAGGCAGGCAGAGAGGGTTCCAAACTCCATTCTTTACAAAATTGATGATATGACCACGAAGCCAATCGAGGCCCGGCAGTGGCTTGGCAGAGATAAATCCAAGCAGCTGACTCCACTGCCCCTCGGAGTATATGCCAAAGTGTTCGGTGTCCTCAAATGTTCTGCGGAGGGAGTAAAGAGTCTCGAGGTGTTGAAAATCCGCGCCCTGGAGGACATGAACGAGTTCACCGCGCATATTCTGGAAACGGTCAATGCGCACATGATACTGGATAAAGCTCGCCAAGCGACTGCTGGGGAAAGTTCTCCTGTGGCCCAACCAGCAATAGGTGACGCCAAGGATCACAAAGAAGGTCACCTCAGCTACATCCAGGAGGAGGTGCTGCGTTTGATTCACGAGTGTCCGCAACAGGAAGGGAAGAGCGTTTGTGAGCTCCAAGCTCAGCTCTGCGGCCTGAGTGCCGAGGCCATCATACAAGCCGTTGAGTATCTGACCGTCGAGGGCCATATCTATCCCACTATGGATCAGGCGCATTTTAAATCTGCGGATTGA